The Radiobacillus deserti genomic interval GATTCATACCATTGAAGACTTCTTCCGATACATTGGATTTAAACCAGAAGAAGTAAAGCCGTTTGTCGTGTATGTGAATCACAAGAAATATACAATTCCTAATAAGGAAGCCCAATTGTTCGTGAACGGAAGAAAAGCCACACAAAAAGAAGTGATTAAAGATAATGATCGAATGGAATATCAGAAAGGAGCAAGCTTGACCGTTCAAGAATTGTTGACTAGCTTAGAGATAGATCAAAAGGTACAAATACCGGTTCTCTATAACGGAGAAAAAATCACGCTTACGAGACAAACTGCAACGGTTACGAGAGGAGAAGACATACTCACTGGAGAAGACCAAGTTATCCCTGGAGATTCTCTACTTGTTAAAAAAGAAGAATTTACTGGATTCATTTTCCAAGACATCTTCAGTCATATCTCCTTGGACATGACATCGATAAAGGGAAATGTTGTAATTGAAAAGAACGGTGTTTCTGCTTCGTTCCACGAACCACTGGAGGAAAACGATTCAATCGTCATTACTTGGGATTCCTAATAATTTGTAACCTAAGGATTCCCTAAAAGCCGGAATATCATTTTTGGGGAGTCCATATGCTCATCTTTTATTTGCTTTTCCTTCTCTTTCAATACATTATATGTAATTTGTTGATGGGAATCGTGCCAGATGACCGCTTGATTTGAAAATGCTAACACTTGAGGTGATTCATGCTTCACATCAAATGCCTCTGCTATATAATTTGAAAGCTCTCTTGCTTCTTGAACATGCAACAAATAAAGAGGTACTTCCGCTTCCGATACAAAAGCGTCATAATCAGACTTTACGCGAACACTTATTGGACAAGTTAAGCTGTGCTTCAGTAGAAAGAAAATCGTTTCATCCTGTATCAATTGATCAAATGCTTGTTTTGATTGTATTAATTTCATGTTGTTCCTTTCTGGTCAAAAAAGGACTACTGTATGGCAGGGCAGTAGTCCTTATCTAAACTATTTATTGGTTTCGATTATTTTCTAAATCGTTTACCGCTTCTGTAAATTCTTCTGATACTGTGTCTTCTTCATTGTTTCGGAAAGAATTCACTTTATCTTGAATCGTTTTAGAGGTATGTTTGACACGGTCACCTAATTGCTGAGATTTTTCGGAAACATTTTTTGTGAATTGACCAGATGCATCTACCGCATAATCTTTCCACTCTGTCCCTTTGTCATAAGCAACATCTTTCCAATCTGAGGCTTTGTCTTTTACATAC includes:
- the ytxJ gene encoding bacillithiol system redox-active protein YtxJ — its product is MKLIQSKQAFDQLIQDETIFFLLKHSLTCPISVRVKSDYDAFVSEAEVPLYLLHVQEARELSNYIAEAFDVKHESPQVLAFSNQAVIWHDSHQQITYNVLKEKEKQIKDEHMDSPKMIFRLLGNP
- a CDS encoding YtxH domain-containing protein, whose product is MSNHNDDMNTKDFLIGSLIGGIVGASVALLFAPKSGKELREDINTGATYVKDKASDWKDVAYDKGTEWKDYAVDASGQFTKNVSEKSQQLGDRVKHTSKTIQDKVNSFRNNEEDTVSEEFTEAVNDLENNRNQ